The window caagaacttacgagccgcggcggtgagcacaatttagcattctgtctcgtagcccactgctggtagTCAGTATGCCAGGTATATTCCAAACTATATTTTTTCCTCCTGTTGAACTAGGACAGGTATTTCTATGGTTTCAAGCCATATTTCATGGCAATTAATGCTGATAGAATTCTTACTTTTCTCTAATTATTTTCAATAATTTAtgctttgtaaatcttaataattTTCAAGCATATTGAATAAACATCACTACATGGAAATTtgcattgaaataatattttttaatgtatttttattgatttttaacaagtttaatatacacacaacataaaacaatgcatagtgaaaagtgcccaccaccccgacacacacacataccccaccaccaaatcgggggtgtttcttatataacccactttgacccaagagcaatatatctatttacatattatagagtgattccagtttatttgttgtagcttggtctcggattctactcgtcatataacGTCTAACCTTGTCCTGCATTGAAATAATACAATGTATCATATTCACAACATTACAATTAAAAAGATGTGTGTCTCCAGTCCTAAGAACTATGTTAATTAATTTCAAGTTTCTTAGGAATAAGAAATTTGAAATGAATTAACATAGTTTTTAGGACTGGAGACACACATCTTTTTAATTGTAACGTTATTCCTCTAAAATAAGACATAGATTCTATAACTTGCAGatacatttttttcattattgAAGTACACTGAGTACAGTTTTTCTATATTTAAACTGTATCAACTTGCTTTCTTTGAATATGCCAGGCATCTTATAAGAGACCATAGCTAAggtattgtttctttctttcacgGACAGCCTATTCTTTAGGCTTTGTAGAAGTGTTAACCTCTGGTATTAAAAATAAAGAGTCTGGTTACACCTTAAAAGCTTatgctttttaataaaatgtattattggaAGTTACAAGCCTCTTTCTAATTCTCTGTCCCTGACAGCATGTAAAATAAGCCATCTGTAGCTTGGTAATCATTTAATTAATCAAATATAGTGTTTAATAGAAATTGTTGTGTTTATATAAAGTTTCTGTAAATATTTAAAAGGCTTGAAGTATGCAACTTCCAAGAATTCAAATTTTGCTATTTAGTTTTGAATTGCGTTCTTTAAAAAGTTTTCGCTGATATTAAAAGTTGAACACACACATATGGTAATATTGATTGTCCATGTGTTTTTACTTCTGAAAGTCATTTTAAAGTACATATAtgcaaaaaaaatggaatggtatATCCACATTAATCATTCTGGATAAATGGTCCacgggtgccgccatcttttttttttaatgggatttttttaaaaaaaaatctgctaaaattttaatttaattttaatttttctgctgaaaaaattattttttctggcacttgccatcttgttttgggcttttttgtGGGCGGGGGAAATTGTTTTGGACTTTTTGACATTGCATGTGTGTGTCAAATCCTGACTTCTGTTTTCTCCCTGTGAATCAATGGGAAATTATTAAAAATGATTGTTTCAGAATTATCATACAGTATTTTGCCTGGTTATGATCATTCAGTCACTTCCCATGCTACTATAATAAAAGCTGAGATTGGGATAAAATATACCAAATATCACCTTGTGAGAAAAAATGATATTATGGGTATAGAAATGCTATGAATGAGGATGATTTCTGAAAGATGCTTAAAATACTATGAAATAATTATAATATTGGAACAAATTTATCAAGCATGATGACTTTCACCCTGGATGTGAGGCAAGAAAAGACCTTCTTTGCTCTGGGAAGACTTTGGTAGTTGCTGCCCCATTAGATATATATTCTCCATTTTCTTCTAAAGAGGAATAAGGTGGCTATGAACACTGGTTATGGTGCTCTTGTTCAGCTACATTTGCacctaataattttaaattttatcatAATTTAAAGCAATATTTGCAATGTAGCTCAATGCAGGATTTCAAATTAACACATTCTCAACAGATGGCTATACTTGTTGATACTtgaagattcgcccacatttctgcaacactccgcggcctgcactggctgctgatcggtttccggtcacaattcaaagtgttggtaatgacctttaaagtcctacaaggcattgggccagaatacatccggaaccaccttctaccacacaaatcccagcggccgataaggtcccacagagttggccttctccaggtcccatcgaccaaacaatgtcatttggcgggccccaggggaagagccttctttgtggtggccccggccctctggaatcaattccccccagagattagaacggcccccaccctccttgtctttcgcaaattactcaagaccaacctttgtcgccaggcatgggggagttaggatattccttcccctaggccattacaagttatgtatggtatgtttgtgtgtatgtttgttagttgttttattaaattggattgttacatgttgttttttatcattgttgttagccgccccgagtctgcggagaggggcggcatacaaatccaataaataataataataataataataataataataataataataataataataataataataataagcagtcCAATAATATTTGACAGAAATCTCCACCGACCGAAAGGAATTTCCTCCACAAGGGGCCTTTGGATTTCTCACTCCAATGAATTAAATAATCCTTTATAGCAAGATTGTTTTAGCACTTGTTGCCAGATAAGCATAATATGGCACTgtcaatataaaaaataaataaatgaagtgcaTTTCCCCCTTGTACAGACTATGTATGAAACTGGAATATGacatggaaatatttcttccacgGACATTTGGAGCATCAAAAATGTGCTTTTGATTCATTGTCTTTACAATCAACCAAAATAATTGTATTTTCCAGGCTGCAGATTTGTTTGTGTTTTGCTCATGCAATGCCTTTAATGACTTTTCAGAGCTGAAAAGTTGTTCAGATCCAATGGAACATGCATAAAGCATTCTGGACATTCTTTCTGTGGAACATTTTGAAGGTGGAGACATGGATACTGGGCGTTGGCCCATATATTGTCCCATATATTCTCAACATTGCAGatttaagatatatggacttcagccccaaaatttcccagccagcaaaaccATACTTTTAAAAGTCTTCATTCAGAACAGTGACTGAAAATTTGGGAAAATATGATTATTTTCCTCTTCATTTGGAATTATACTACataattttttccttctttagGAACAAGCAGGCAATGGTGCTTACTGTAATTTTTGAAGGGTGTGTCAGACCCATATTGTTCAAAAAGGCTCAGGCAAAGAGGCAATCCCAAAACCAGCAAACTCTGGGGAagggcaggggacagaatggatctgccCTCAATGTGAAAGGGATTGCCACTCtcggattggcctttttagccacactaaATGCTGTTTTAggactagaaagcttagaactaagatgccttaaacaagatctaagtattgcccacaagatcatatgctgcaacatcctgcctgttggtgactacttctgcttcaaccacaacaacacaagagcacacaacagatttaaacttaatattaagcgctccaaacttgactgtaaaaaatatgacttcagtaaccgagttgttgaagtgtggaactcattaccggactccatagtgtcatccccaagcccccaacactttacccttagattatctacagttgacctatccagattcctaagaggttagtaaggggtgagtacaagtgcactagagtgccttccgtcccctgtcctattgctttcctatatgtcctatacctttcttctattcctatatctcttctattctttcattgatatgttctattactatatcttcttttctattatctcttaaatatattttactatgagtatatcctctataaccttcatcatgtattttactgtgtgtacatagatatatacccactaaaaccctcattgtgtattggacaaaatataaataaataaataaataaataaatgaatgaatgaatgaatgaatgaatgaatgaacgaacgagcgagcgagcgagcgagcaaacaaacaaacaaacaaacaaacaaacaaactctttccagagcacgataccatagtctttcaagactaaAGGTTGCCAATGAATGAGAGCTACAGACAATGTGGATCATAGAATTACTTTACGTACTTATATTTCTCTGAAGTTTTAGAGTTAAGGGATTCCAGTAAAATAGCAATTAGGAATTTAAATACCTcggggaagaaaaataatagaaaataaccaCAATGATATTTCTTATGAGATTTTTATCTAGTCATTTACAACCTTTGAGCACCATAGCAAAACAAAATAACATTATAACATATAATTATAATCCAGATTCCATTTGAATTGATATAGTagggtagaagaaaaagaagggggcAATGCTTTGAGATCTCCTTTGAGTTGAAGAGTCAGATCAAATAATCTTTCTGCCTTCCCATCCATTGGTTCTTTACTCAATCAAATACAGACCTCCACATATATATTATTCAATGAATGAGGAACATCTTGAAAAATTCCTGAGAAGGGGAAATCCTCCTGTGATCTAGAAAGTGTATTTATCAACTGTTTGCGCAAGTTACCTGGACTTAGTCCATTAttcctgtttgtttatttattattgtttatttatccTTTCCCACTAAATTGTTAGAATTCTGACAGAGGTCATGTGTCTAGGTCATATAAACATAAATAGAATTAGGGATTTGTCAAAACAGCTGCTATCACAACAGAAAAAATTGCAACCTGACATTTTCCTGTGATTTCAAGAATTCCATCATTCCACTACTTACAGTAACTGAAATGTCTTATTCTTCTCCCCCTTTAGCTACTGAATGAACATGTGTTATTAAATCCCTTACATCTGGGATTATAAATGATTTATATTCCTAGGTTATCCCAGTTCTGATTATGTAAAGGATAGCGTGCTTATAAAATTCCACCTTAAAACTAATTAAATGTATCTGCAGCCAATTCTTTTGCTCAGAAATCTTATCTAAACAGTGACACATAGCATTTGGAGCTAGTTATCCCACATCTGGAATCCAAATGTTAGAGATGATTATAAAAAAGTCAGCACAGCCACAGCACTTAGGCGCTTTGCAGCCAGAAGCTCAAGCAACATGGACCTTATTCTTCTCTGCATGTTCCTGCCACTATTCACAGTGGCATGGGGCCAATATGGGAACTATTACCATTCCTATGATGACTATAGGGCTAATGATGACTGGGTTAATTTGTACCGGCAGGGTTTCAACTTCCAGTGTCCCCATGGGCAAGTGATTGTAGCTGTGAGGAGCATGttcagcaagaaagaagggtCTGATAGATTGTGGAATTATGCCTGTATGCCCACCCCAGACACACTTGGAGAACCTACTGAATGTTGGTGGGAAGAAATCAACAGAGCTGGACTGCAATGGTAGGAAACCAAGTTTAAACTTAATTTCCTGTTGTGTGTAGTTAAGCTGATGCAATGTTTCAGATGATGGATGCAAAACTGCATGTTAACACCATAATAGtttgttaagttagtatcatcagctttgtggacttcagtggTGATGCTGCTATTCATTTCTATATATGAACCAGCTATAACATTTTCTTTGTCTTCTGAGGTAAATGGAGTGCACTTATTGCATTAATTTCTAATTAAATTAACTaatttagtctggaggacagaaggaaaaggggggacatgatcgaaacatttaaatatgttaaagggttaaataagatccaggagggaagtgtttttaataggaaagtgaacacaagaacaaggggacacaatctgaagttagttggggggcggggaaatcaaaagcaacatgagaaaatattttactgaaagagtagtagatccttggaataaacttccagcagacgtggttggtaaatccacagtaactgaatttaaatatgcctgggataaacatatatccatcctaagataaaatacataaaataatataagggcagactagatggatcatgaggtctttttctgccgtcagtcttctatgtttctatgtttctaattgttaGTTCCAAAATGTATTGAATTTCTTCTAACTGTTTTTCATCTTTTTAAGAAATTATGTTAATGACATAAAGTTGAGTtatttttgtaattgttttttgtGGGGGGAAGAAGAAAATGCTTGTCACGTAGttatttccttgttttgttcCATTATTGGCTCTAGCCAAACATATTTCTGGATGCTCAAGTAGAACttgcaaaactttaaaaaaatagccaaataaAAACATTACggcagaataaaaataaacctatgtaaatatatacagtataagcaaCTATATAAAGTAGCTTTAATGATACCACAGTTAACTATCTGCTACAAATATTGTTCTTCAGACATTTTAAGGACTGGCCCATGACAGACTGAATTTCAAAACATGGGGATAGCTGGTAGTACTGGGGTTAAATCACAGATCGAGTTCATGTCTGGTTTTGACATTGCAGAATAACAAATATTCAGTTATTTAATTGGCAGTTAATAAACTTCAGTCTGAGGTTTTAAGTAACCATTCACATTTGACATCCATGAAAAACTGTACAGATGCCAAGAAAATCTTCTGAACAAAGATGTCTGCATGTGAACAATCATGTATGTGTCacgattaaatttatttattttatttttatttatttaattggatgtgtatgccgcccctctccgaggactcggagcggctcacagcatatataaaaaagaacagtaatccaatccaattagtactacaatattaaaaacaattagaaagagaagattaacctaaaaaattaactcaTTATGCCTCAATGTCATCagttttttcctttaatttttgaaaacaaaaagtgattacatttttaaaatgtgtatctTTGCAAGGGCTTGGAATTGAATTCTATTATTAATGTGCAAAATATTTCAGAGAACACCAAAAGAATCATCTGTTGCAAAAAGAAACTTTGAGTAAAAACTGCTGTTTTTGCATAATGGTATTATCtaattgtttatatgtttatttgcTTAATATCCTGCCTTGGTTTTGTATAATTCAGGGCAATGTATGTAATGTTCTCTCTTCCTATCTCCCCatcacaacaatcctgtgaggtagaATGGGATGAGAAAGAGAGTGGCTGGCCAAGACTCACCCAGATCTCCTTTGTGGTCAAGCTCAAGATTTCTTGGTTTTTGGCAAAGCACTTTAACCATTATCTGATatgacatgatctaagtattgcccacaagatcatatgctgcaatgtcctgcctatcaaagactacttcagcttcaaccacaacaacacaagagcacacaacatattcaagcttaatattaactgctccaaacttgactgtaaaaaatacgactttagtaatcaagttgttgaagcgttgaactcattactggactctgtagtatcatcccctaacccctaacactttacccttagactatccacagttgaccactccagattcctaagaactCAGTAAGGGGCCTAcaaaagcgcactagagtgccttccgtcccctgtcctatagtctctcctatatctcctatatcttatctactatctctatatatcttatcttatcttatatctCTATAAGCCTCATTGTATATtacagtattgtgtattggactgactaactaactaactaactaactaactaaataaataaataaataaataaataaataaatacttaaatatataTGCTATTAAAACGCCCATTGTCATGACCTTTAACTGGGTGAAACATAGGACAACAGCCTTTGAAGCGTGGTGCCTTAAAGGGGTAATTTACATAATGTGTCCAAAATCTGTCATCCCTTACTCCCAAAGAAATGAAATTTGGGGAAGTTATGGCTAATTCAGTGCTACTGAAACAAAATATATCCTTCCATTGAAATAAATTTGACAGTGTACAGAGGGCTTCAAGGGAAAGGAGATCCTCCCTAGACTCTTCCTTACCAGTACAATATGgaattcccacccacccacccacccaaaagaaCTAACATGGGATAGTCCTCACAGGTTTTTCAGCCAACTGAAATGCAACGCATAGCTTTAAGTGCAAACTACCTTGCATGGGTTAAATTATGTGAATACATAAAAAGAACAGTTCATGGTGTTTTGCAGcagaattttttaaatgtattttatttatggaGGTGGGGGGTAGAATTTAGAGGCTATTAAACCATTTTAGTCCTTAAAAATTCTTAGAAACATCAACAtttgggcatgcataagtgcaccagtgttccttccgtcccatgtcctaaTGTTTCACTCTTACTAGtaacatgtatataaacattgttatatctttgtatactaccaatacatacagTATTTGACAAAGTAAATTCTAATTGGACCCAGTTTGGAAATAACACAGACCAGTGTCAACGTCTACCTGAAGGAGGTTTTCTACCTCTGCTGGACTCACTAATTCTCCTGATTCTTTGACTTCTGTAACAATCTGACATTTATCATAGTAAAACCTGAAAATCTTGTTATATGCCAAATACTTATCAGACTAAGGAAGTTCTAGTTCACTTTACCAAAGAACACCACGCCTCATAGTCTTGTGGTCCACCTTTCCCATTTACCTCAGAATCCCAAAGTTAAGTCCTTTGTTACATTCTTGCCATAGCTATATGAGGAAGTTGTCTGCGTAGAATCCTGTATAGTCATACattctctactaaacaaataattccctcaacattgtcagactttctgctaaatctgcacttctattctactagtttttctcatcattcctatcacccatttcctcccttgttgactgtatgactgtaacttgttgcttatatcctaagatttttattaatattgcttcttcattgcttatttgacccctatgacaatcattaagtgtcgtaccacatgattcttgacaaatttatattttattttatgtacgctgagagcatatgcaccaagacaaattccttgtgtgtccaatcacacttggccaatacaattctattctattctattctatttctacatTTCTAATTATCAAAATGTAAAATGCCATAAGAAACAATCTTACAATTTCAGGTTAAATAAAAACATTACAGTAACTATATACAAAACATTTTCACATCTGTTAACAATAATATTTATGTTATATGcagaaaagaaagtaaaaaaaggaagatagagaaaaatattcttttagCTTTTTtgctttgtattagtttttatttgaAATTATAATTCTTATGAAAATTACtataaaacaataatatttttttttgcatatgtCTTTAggctttgtttattgatttgggGCCAAGGCTGCTAAGAAATCGGAGTGACAGTTTCTTTGATGAAGAAAGACCTGGATGAGGGATatttaatatgaaaaaaaaatacaaaccaattaaatatatgtaataaatattcagttgtatccagtgaagggctaccaaaatttttactaccacgctgtgggcatggcttatgtaggatgccctgcattttctttcaatatctttctgtgcaaattgggtgctctggggtggagctccatttttgctaccccactgcgttcccccccacaccgtccgggcagcagcccacccctggctgtatcattatagTTAGGAAACAAAGAGGTTTACCCCTCAACAGAGGATATTTTTGAATAATTTATCTTCACAAAAACCTTGTAAGCTAAGAAAGTACCCAGGACTTCCAATGGTTAATAAGGGACTGATGATTTCAGAGGCCTGTTCTGTCTCCATTATATCATCCTTTTTCCCTATGGTTGAGTCACAGCAGAGAAGTTTATTTTTGCCCTGAAAATCTGCTTAGTTAGATATGATAGTGGAACACAAGTATTTCTATTTTGTGGcctttaatttagtttttaaaaatcatagaAACCTCAGAAACTGCCTTACTTTGAGTCAGATCTTTAATCCAACAGTTTCAACATATCAGCCTTGAAAGGCAACAGCTGTCTAGGATTTCAgcccaggatatttttttttgacTTCTTGGTAATCTGAAGGATTAAATCTGGAATTTTCAGAATAGAAAGTCTGTTCTACAGTTCCTTCCTCATTATTGGAGATAATCAAagggaaataaaaagaagaagaaaaaaaatgtttttattttatcagAAACATTGGATTTTCTGACTGGACATTTTCTTCCTGGTGGAAATTTCCATCTTACCTTGGCTTCTGTTCCACATGGTGAAATTAGCTACCACTgcactatatttattttattttatttatttattttgtcaagtgtgtacaaagtataaacataattGTGAATATGTAAGAATATACAAGCATGGCTATGAATATATGATATTTTACAAAAACTtgaggacattaggacagggatggtagacatgctggtgcacttatgcacacccctaacagacctcttagaaatggggtgggGTTAACGggagacagtctaaagttaaagttttggggtattggggaagaaactacaaagTAAGGTAATATATTCCAGGTATATTAccttactctgttgctgaagtcaatttttttgcaatcaagtttggaatggtttatgTTAAGTTTCTATCTATTGTGAGCTCATGtactgttgcggttgaagctaaagtagtcattgataggtaggacattgtggcagagaATTTTGTgcactacacttaggtcagattgaaggtggtgtagttgtaaattgtctaagcccagaattttaagtctggtggcataaggtattttgttgggCACAGAGGAGTaaaggactcttctcatgaaatatctctggacattttcaattgtattaatgtccgatatatagtgtccagatagatgagctgtactTAATAATTGATCtatgaaatgttttatatgctctggttaaaatattaccagagaagaagtcaTGCAAtattaggttaaccactcttaatgccttctaagcgatgctgttgcagt of the Erythrolamprus reginae isolate rEryReg1 chromosome 4, rEryReg1.hap1, whole genome shotgun sequence genome contains:
- the DPT gene encoding dermatopontin, which codes for MDLILLCMFLPLFTVAWGQYGNYYHSYDDYRANDDWVNLYRQGFNFQCPHGQVIVAVRSMFSKKEGSDRLWNYACMPTPDTLGEPTECWWEEINRAGLQWYQTCSNNGLVAGFQSQYFPSVLDREWQFYCCRYSRRCPYSCWMTTEHPDHYGEDMDMMLYSYDHYIRGATTTFSGVERDRQWKFIVCRMTNYDCQFQNA